The Arachis duranensis cultivar V14167 chromosome 9, aradu.V14167.gnm2.J7QH, whole genome shotgun sequence genomic sequence ccgtctgtaaccaTTTTCcacgaaaaaaaaattaattttttcaatgaaattatcgacggattttttttgtttgtaatttatgctaatccATTTTTTTGGCTTTCCGATAAAAAATCCCTCTGAAATTCTTTCTGTATTTCCGTGGGATAAAATCCGTTAgaaatatccgtctgtaataactaattttttgtaCACATAAATTAGTATTGATTTAAGTTTAATTAGTTACTTAAGTATATAGCTACTTTTAATATGTGCATGTAATTTggcaaaatataaattttcttttgaaCTGATCAATATTCGCATGAATTACATATTATCATATTCTTAACATTCTAAAATAAATCCGTTTTCACAAAAAAACTActttaatagtataatatttaactaatttatcttaaaactaaattttatagAACAGATAGtacaataatttaaattgttactaattttttttatctaataaaaaaatataaatcacaaaaaaaattaaattccaaTTGTACCTTTCGagactaaaaaaatatagtcGTAAGTATGCAACAAATTCAAATGCCTAATAATTCTTGATccactaaaataaaaactaatcatTATAATTGAATCCATATAAAACATGTGAAAgtaatttgttaaaaaagaacccacaaatatatataaagttgCTCTAATCATAAAAATCCTTATTCACATAATACGAGGCAACAAAATTAAGAAGTCCTATCTATGTTAATCAAAATTATTCTTTACAAAATCTTGAGAACAAATCAAGCTTTTATATATACACCGGAAAAAAttttctgtaaaaaaaaaaaaaaaatcaaatccacGAAGGAAATTAAaagttgttttttttaataactattttttatttcatttatatcATGCACAACAACAGTATTGCAAAAGAGagcacaaaaaatatatataaatcctTATCAAAAGGTTTACATTTTATGTCAATTAGCCTTTCATAAATCAAAGATATAAATCTAATGTCATTATCTTCTTAGGAAAcctatttattgattttaagaaaCAAGTTACCAATAAAGGCAAAGGCCTTTCATTTAGAGATCAAAGACAAtgccttttctattttttttctttttttttaattattattattgtttgatGATTTAAACATAGATGACTCTGATACTACTTATTTAaagttctaaaaattttttaattctatgaccatttatattaaattatttaaaaaaataattgagagTGGAAGTGTATCTAAATTTGTGaacataattaaaagaatttggtTATTTAATTATCCAAGTCAAATTTAACGATAGGATAATATTAaacctatttaaaattttttgggacATAAAtagattatttaaaatattagagaccaaattaaaatttgtttcaaacgttgaaaattaaaataatactttatcttttttttatttatgtagcATGATTGAAAAGTAAAACATCCATTATAagtcataaaaatatatatggatTATGAAAATAGtataattctatttatttttaatacttttcaTGTTTATTTCTTTAGATAGTGAAtatctatttctttttcttaacaCTTATTTATGTTTGTTAAGTCATAGACATTCCATGGTTTTATGTTCTTATTACCGCTTCAATTTATGGGAACTCTTTTTCTTTAGAAAAACCTATACGTACTGCATGTaacttttaaatcaaatataaccTGCTACGATACACTACTAATAAAGCGAGCAAATATAATTAAGATTTGTTTCGTTTAGTTTTCTCAAAATGTTATAGAAATCAATGTTTGGttattcatttttgttttccaGTTTGTAAgtgtttgaaaattaaaaattaaaaagcggttttttttttgtgtttttagtttTGGACTATGACAAATTTGCAACTTtaaactttacttttatttttttgagttaAATTTTAAGATGGTCTCTAAACTTGATTGTATGTAAAAAAATAGTTTCCAACATTTCAATTGCATCAATTACATTTTTTAGATTGACAAAAGTATATCATCATAGTCTATTATGGTGTGATAAGTCACTTGATATAAAACGACTAAGAGACTAACATAATATACTTTTGTCAATCTAAAAAATGTAACTAGTACAGATAAAATCTCAAGAATTATTTATCGTAAAAGACCAATCTCGAGGATTACTTTTAGGTTTATCTCTTCGTTTTCAATACTCTCCTCTCCCCTTCCCCTCTCATCCAACTCAGCAGCAATGAGAAACGGAGAAAGTATCTGAGTTATatgaagggaaaaaaaaaaaccttccAAACTAGATAGTAAATTTTGGATGAATGTAGTATGCAAGAATTTCGTTTCACACAAGAGGTTGATCATCGACATGGGAATAAATCCTCGGGCTCTTCAGGCAAACAATCTTCACCTTTCATCACCGAAACTAAACTATCCAAAATCTCTTCAATCTTTGCAAACTCTGGATGAAATTTACTTGTAGCATGAAAAACATGGATTTTGTGCCCAATCTGAATCCAACTACTTGCTGGTTTTTTCTCCAGTCCTTTATCCTTCATCATGCTTCTCACCTTTGACATGTTTTTCCATTGTTCCCCAGACGCATATAAATTTGAAAGAAGCACATAATGGCCAGGATCTTCAGCATGCAATTGAAAGATATGTTCAGCTAGGATCTCGGCCAGCTCTACTTTGTTGTGAATTCGACAAGCGCCAAGTAAGCTTCCCAAAACATTGGTATCGGGAGTCACAGGCATCGTTGTTATGAACTTGTATGCGCCATCAATGTCTCCGGTTTTACCAAGAAGATCCACCATACAAGAGTAGTGCTCCATATCCGGCTCAATAGCATAATCAAGAATCATGGAATTATACAACTGCCAAGCTTTTTCAACTAGACCTGCATGGCTACAAGCGGATAATAGTGCGATAAACGTGACTTTATTCGGTCTAATTCCCGCAATCTTCATCTGATCATAAAATGCCAAACCCTTTCCTCCTAATCCATGAGCTCCATAAGTAGAGATTATGGTGTTATATGTTACAACATTCTTTACCATCATCTGGTTGAAGACCTTTACTCCAAGATCAAGAAATCCACATTTGCCATACATATCTATCAAAGAATTTCCAACGTTAGTCTTTAATATTAGATTACTTTTGGTTGCATAACCATGGATCTCCTTTCCCTGCCTAAGAGCTCCCAATTTGGTACACACAGGAAGAACACTTACCAAAGTAATGGAATTAGGCCTATGTTGAGTTCCCCAAATTTGTCTGAAGGTAGAAAGTGCCAAGTCAAAATTGCCGTCTAAGTTATATCCCGCAATCATCGTATTCCACAGCATAATATCCTTATCTGACATGTATTCAAATGTTGTTTCTGCTTCCTTAATGGAGCCACAATTAGAGTACATATCAATCAATGTGCTTACCACTATTGGATCCAATACAAGCCCTTCTTTAAGAACATAGTTATGTATCTCCTTCCCCTGTTTCAACAATCTGAGTTTTCCTAATGCAGGAAGAACACTTGAGACAACAATTTCATTTGCTTTCAGCCCTATATTTACCATTCTATGAAGCAGTTCATAGCTCTCTCGGTATAAGAAATTCTGTGAGTACCCTGCAATCAAGGTACTCCAAGAAACCCTATCCCTACAAACCATGTTGTCGAATAAAAAACGGGCCTCAAATGGATCACCGCATTTGCAGTACATGTCAATGAGAGCATTGGAAACATATAAATCACTGTCAAAGCCACTCCTCACAGCACATCCTTGCAGTGACATTCCCAATTCGGCATCCTCCAATTTGCTGCATACCGGTAAGAGAGATGCTACAATCACCGAATCAGGCTTCAAACTATCCAATCTCATCGTCCTAAAAAGCAAAACCGCTTCAACCAACTCACCATTCCACACCGCCCCACATATCATGGCAGTCCAAGAAGCCAAGTCTTTTTccagcatttcatcaaacaccttaCGTGCGTCTCCCAAGCTGCCACACTTAGCAAACATATTGATCATAGAACACAATACATAAGCATTAGGCCTTATATTACGCTTCACCTCGTTGTATATGATTGTCTCTCGAACCCATCTTCCATATTCAATTGCACGCAAGGAAGAACATGCCTTGAGAACAATTGGGTAGGTGTAGTTATCAGGTTTCACCCCTTGCTTGAGCATGGAGTTATAGAGCTCAATGGCTTGTGTGTAGTGACCAACACAAAGCATGGCCCGAAGCATCGCATTCCAAGCAACATTGGTCTTGTGGGGCAGTTCAGAAAAGACGAGGTACGCATGTTTGATGTGAGAGAAGTGAACATAAGCATTGATGATTTGAGAAGCAAAAGAGTTGTTATGTGGGGGTATGTTTGGGTGGAAGAAGCCAAAGACAAGAAGAAGAGCATGGAGTTTTCTTGCTTGAAGAAGATTGGAGGGAGAATTGAGATGACGGAAGAAGGAGGGTGTAGTAATGGGAATGGGAAAGGAGTGTTGTGGAGTAATTATGGAAACAATAGTATTAGCATTAGTTGGTAGCTTTGTTCGAAACAACATAGTCTAGCATCGACAACGATATCATAGGAGATGGAACAAACTTCTTATACTACGTGCTTGTTTGGGTGTttctattaaataatatttttttttttaaaaataagctaattttattttagacacCTAACATACCCTTATTACATCAT encodes the following:
- the LOC107465032 gene encoding pentatricopeptide repeat-containing protein DOT4, chloroplastic-like gives rise to the protein MLRAMLCVGHYTQAIELYNSMLKQGVKPDNYTYPIVLKACSSLRAIEYGRWVRETIIYNEVKRNIRPNAYVLCSMINMFAKCGSLGDARKVFDEMLEKDLASWTAMICGAVWNGELVEAVLLFRTMRLDSLKPDSVIVASLLPVCSKLEDAELGMSLQGCAVRSGFDSDLYVSNALIDMYCKCGDPFEARFLFDNMVCRDRVSWSTLIAGYSQNFLYRESYELLHRMVNIGLKANEIVVSSVLPALGKLRLLKQGKEIHNYVLKEGLVLDPIVVSTLIDMYSNCGSIKEAETTFEYMSDKDIMLWNTMIAGYNLDGNFDLALSTFRQIWGTQHRPNSITLVSVLPVCTKLGALRQGKEIHGYATKSNLILKTNVGNSLIDMYGKCGFLDLGVKVFNQMMVKNVVTYNTIISTYGAHGLGGKGLAFYDQMKIAGIRPNKVTFIALLSACSHAGLVEKAWQLYNSMILDYAIEPDMEHYSCMVDLLGKTGDIDGAYKFITTMPVTPDTNVLGSLLGACRIHNKVELAEILAEHIFQLHAEDPGHYVLLSNLYASGEQWKNMSKVRSMMKDKGLEKKPASSWIQIGHKIHVFHATSKFHPEFAKIEEILDSLVSVMKGEDCLPEEPEDLFPCR